The following coding sequences are from one Haladaptatus caseinilyticus window:
- a CDS encoding YeeE/YedE family protein, with protein MVLQLLIAAVVGIGLGIFLQKGRFCFVHAFRDLFAFKDSRVTKGVLAATTITMLFWSIAYELGHYQKFWTPGWGLTGLIGGFIFGVGMTYAGGCASGTLYRAGQGYLHFWLTLVSMGIGYTVFTLLFPTLQTVYFDPLTFGEGLSLFTVSPVPAPMLALLVTVGVVLVYSTVVGREQRNGTVDQTVATDGGRRTSATVAGFQSLVHGTRQYVRGFTEIDNWVAASKRPWNPITAALGITVLAALWFTQVSIVGVTGPEARWTGYLLKQAGLDSGSYTYWGSVLFKGEGVNITVDMIMITAVIIGAFIAAYWSGDFSIRVPKRRRIPNAVGGGLLMGAGSRLAPGCNIGNIYSGLAELSIHSFIATIGIVAGVYVMTHWIYRDIGCAV; from the coding sequence ATGGTGTTACAATTGTTGATCGCAGCGGTTGTCGGAATCGGCCTTGGAATCTTTCTCCAGAAAGGCCGATTTTGTTTCGTCCACGCGTTTCGCGACCTATTCGCATTCAAGGATTCGCGAGTGACAAAGGGCGTTCTCGCAGCCACGACGATCACAATGCTGTTCTGGAGCATCGCCTACGAACTGGGCCATTACCAGAAATTTTGGACGCCTGGTTGGGGCCTAACCGGCCTTATCGGCGGCTTCATTTTCGGAGTCGGAATGACGTATGCCGGTGGATGTGCCAGTGGTACACTCTATCGGGCTGGACAAGGGTACCTTCACTTTTGGCTCACGCTTGTTTCCATGGGCATTGGATACACTGTGTTCACCCTGTTGTTCCCGACACTTCAGACCGTGTACTTTGATCCGCTGACGTTCGGTGAAGGACTGTCTTTGTTTACCGTCTCGCCGGTTCCAGCACCAATGCTCGCGCTGCTGGTCACGGTCGGCGTTGTCCTTGTGTATTCAACAGTCGTCGGACGCGAGCAACGGAATGGTACCGTCGATCAGACCGTTGCCACCGACGGTGGGCGACGGACGTCCGCAACGGTCGCAGGGTTCCAATCGCTTGTCCATGGGACAAGGCAGTATGTTCGTGGCTTTACAGAAATAGACAACTGGGTTGCTGCATCGAAACGTCCATGGAACCCGATTACTGCCGCACTCGGTATCACCGTTCTTGCGGCTTTGTGGTTTACACAGGTATCCATCGTCGGTGTTACCGGACCTGAAGCTCGCTGGACTGGATACTTGCTTAAACAGGCAGGTCTCGACAGCGGGTCATACACCTACTGGGGATCGGTGCTGTTCAAGGGTGAAGGTGTCAATATCACCGTTGATATGATTATGATCACGGCTGTCATTATCGGCGCGTTCATCGCCGCATACTGGAGTGGTGATTTCTCGATTCGCGTCCCAAAGCGCAGACGTATCCCTAATGCCGTTGGTGGCGGATTATTGATGGGTGCAGGGTCTCGCCTCGCCCCGGGATGTAATATCGGGAACATTTATTCTGGTCTCGCTGAACTGTCGATCCACTCGTTTATCGCGACCATCGGCATTGTCGCCGGTGTATACGTTATGACCCATTGGATATACCGAGATATCGGCTGTGCTGTGTAA
- a CDS encoding rhodanese-like domain-containing protein, with amino-acid sequence MTVEQIDPTDVDTEIADVIDIRDEDSFAEGHIPGAENVPLDNLEEVVDEREWNDEVVVACYVGQTSQQAARLIDAYADDVIVASMSGGYKKWDGPLRQSNK; translated from the coding sequence ATGACGGTTGAACAAATCGATCCCACTGATGTCGACACTGAGATTGCCGACGTGATCGATATCAGAGATGAAGATTCCTTTGCGGAGGGACACATTCCTGGGGCAGAGAATGTTCCATTGGACAATCTCGAAGAAGTGGTTGACGAACGAGAGTGGAACGACGAAGTAGTAGTCGCTTGCTACGTTGGTCAGACATCCCAACAGGCGGCTCGTCTTATCGACGCGTACGCTGATGATGTGATTGTTGCAAGCATGTCTGGAGGGTATAAAAAGTGGGATGGCCCACTCCGCCAATCAAACAAGTGA
- a CDS encoding sulfurtransferase TusA family protein: MTGPSLDDVTDSPDELDDETATQLVKEAAEVQDMTGEVCPYPQVEAKKAVQQLDEGALLVQETDHVPSTENVPRAVGDDAEAKVWRSGNGLYRIYLWKQ, translated from the coding sequence ATGACCGGACCATCACTAGACGACGTAACGGATAGCCCAGACGAACTAGACGACGAAACGGCAACACAATTGGTCAAAGAAGCCGCAGAGGTGCAAGACATGACCGGCGAAGTCTGTCCGTATCCTCAAGTCGAGGCCAAGAAAGCAGTCCAGCAGTTAGATGAGGGAGCATTACTCGTACAGGAGACTGACCACGTCCCTTCAACTGAGAACGTTCCACGAGCGGTTGGTGACGACGCAGAAGCGAAAGTGTGGAGGAGTGGAAATGGTCTCTATCGCATATATCTCTGGAAACAATGA